The following are encoded together in the Oncorhynchus masou masou isolate Uvic2021 chromosome 5, UVic_Omas_1.1, whole genome shotgun sequence genome:
- the LOC135533809 gene encoding zinc finger protein 420-like has protein sequence MSSEKEALMDEIEKSLWNLTEDNLRYMCERCGLDGSEIKGMNHRLLRRKVMEEMWDNTDSMKSEEQGMSWLVQLKEDIRRTQEESSSALMSPSQSEDVDRNKEHNKGDRDWLPSNGLTAEPLHPSQCDDDAVDCDEEWNEEGGAGLLSNTPDQSKLKRHIRSHTVKQHTVKPHHCSDCGKQFIVKSSLKHHRLVFHTDHPHRCGQCKKSFITASRLESHIKTRHPPSDPLKNPHVCSKCGRAFPVAASLKRHLRTHTGEKPYVCPQCGKDYSDCGNLRKHMRRTHPVEETVVESFATQRSIPTGNVEEMQDNTDSIKSEEQGTSWSLQLKEDLKGIQENGSVVPMSPGQSDDDGADDDDDDDDAVDCNVKDRDWLPSNGLKAEPMSPSQSDDAVDWDEEDRDWMASDGLEVELSPERHTPEQRVREDKPPPPSSPLPESPGHASPSSVLLLGLKRVSVWLVDCRETPGQSSHIIHKTTQTGEKPHSWSNAEQHKTLSGDRPGSHICDHCGKNFGTASNLKTHLPCLSGEKPHVCSECGKRFTQAGSLQRHQRTHTGEKPYVCPRCGRACTDSGNLKRHIRKTHPGEEVIVKRLAYQKSVRNAKEYKQAHSGDGSHICDHCGKNFTTARSLKLHIQSLQRRRENLTAEKPHVCSECGKGFSQAGSLKRHLRTHTGEKPYVCHHCGKACSDSGNLQKHIKSHMGKQHTVKPYLCSECGKQFIGKQSLEHHREVFHTDHPHRCGQCKKSFITAARLESHIKTRHPPSDPLKNPHVCLECGRGFPVTASLKRHLRIHTGEKPYSCPQCGNSYNDRGNLKKHIRTHTEEKPYHCSVCGMKFRHTKTLQRHHQENHNGETLGPIHRHQDPLPCPHCGEEFSSKALLKDHLRTHSSRVHCSRCDKTFSTKSNLLVHQRIHTGERPYLCPQCGKSFSLAGSLKLHLRIHAGEKPYCCTYCDKRFTSKSHCNLHLRIHTGEKPYQCPDCGRCFADGNVLKNHRRTHTGEKPFQCRLCDKAFAQLSSLKKHQETHRLTQPVSVPRLPNPYLPPNQHVPYPYPSQIQW, from the exons ATGAGTTCTGAGAAGGAAGCGTTGATGGATGAAATCGAAAAGAGTTTATGGAATCTAACTGAGGACAATTTACGCTACATGTGTGAACGTTGTGGATTAGATGGCTCTGAAATTAAAGGGATGAATCATCGCTTATTAAGGCGTAAAGTCATGGAGGAAATGTGGGACAATACGGATTCAATGAAATCAGAGGAGCAGGGAATGTCTTGGTTAGTCCAACTGAAAGAGGACATCAGGAGGACACAGGAGGAGAGTAGCAGTGCACTTATGAGTCCCAGCCAATCAGAGGATGTAGACCGCAATAAAGAACACAACAAGGGGGACAGGGATTGGTTGCCGAGCAACGGACTGACAGCGGAGCCCTTGCATCCCAGTCAATGTGATGATGATGCTGTCGACTGCGATGAAGAATGGAATGAAGAGGGAGGAGCTGGGTTGCTTAgcaacacaccagaccagagtAAATTAAAGAGGCACATCAGATCGCACACTGTTaaacaacacacagtgaaacctcACCACTGCTCGGATTGTGGGAAGCAATTCATTGTAAAATCAAGCCTTAAACATCACCGGCTAGTTTTTCACACAGATCACCCTCATCGCTGTGGTCAATGTAAGAAGAGCTTCATAACTGCATCAAGATTGGAATCGCACATAAAAACACGACACCCGCCAAGTGATCCTCTGAAGAATCCACACGTGTGCTCTAAATGCGGTAGGGCATTCCCTGTGGCTGCCAGTCTTAAGAGACACCTGAGAACTCATACTGGGGAGAAACCGTACGTCTGCCCCCAGTGTGGAAAGGACTACAGTGACTGTGGAAACTTGAGGAAACACATGAGAAGAACTCACCCAGTAGAAGAGACGGTTGTGGAGAGTTTCGCCACTCAGAGGAGCATCCCTACAGGGAATGTGGAGGAAATGCAGGACAATACGGATTCAATTAAATCGGAGGAGCAGGGAACATCTTGGTCACTCCAACTGAAAGAGGACCTCAAAGGGATACAGGAGAATGGTAGCGTTGTACCCATGAGTCCCGGCCAATCCGATGACGATGGTGCTGATGACGACGATGACGACGATGATGCTGTAGACTGCAACGTCAAGGACAGGGATTGGTTGCCGAGCAACGGACTGAAGGCGGAGCCCATGAGTCCCAGCCAATCCGATGACGCTGTAGACTGGGACGAGGAGGACAGGGATTGGATGGCTAGCGATGGGCTGGAGGTGGAGTTGTCTCCAGAGAGGCACACACcagagcagagagtgagagag GACAAgcctccaccaccctcctcccctctcccagaGTCTCCAGGTCATGCCTCTCCCAGTAGTGTATTACTGCTGGGTCTGAAGAGGGTGTCTGTGTGGCTGGTCGACTGCAGGGAGACACCGGGGCAGAGTAGCCATATAATACACAAGACAACACAGACGGGAGAGAAACCCCACAGCTGGTCTAATGCTGAACAACACAAAACCCTCTCAGGAGACAGGCCTGGCTCCCATATCTGTGATCACTGTGGGAAGAATTTTGGCACTGCTTCCAATCTGAAAACACATTTACCGTGTCTGTCTGGAGAGAAACCACACGTCTGCTCTGAATGTGGAAAGAGGTTCACCCAGGCCGGCAGTCTTCAGAGACACCAGAGAACTCATACGGGGGAGAAACCGTACGTCTGTCCTCGTTGTGGGAGGGCTTGTACTGATTCTGGAAACTTAAAGAGACACATCAGAAAAACTCACCCAGGAGAGGAAGTCATTGTGAAGAGACTTGCCTATCAGAAGAGCGTCCGTAATGCTAAAGAATACAAACAAGCCCACTCCGGAGATGGCTCTCATATCTGTGATCACTGTGGTAAGAATTTTACCACAGCAAGAAGTCTAAAACTACACATACAGTCcctgcagagaaggagagagaacttGACTGCAGAGAAACCACACGTCTGCTCTGAATGTGGAAAGGGCTTCAGTCAGGCTGGAAGTCTGAAGAGACACCTGAGAACTCATACTGGGGAGAAACCGTACGTCTGCCATCATTGTGGGAAGGCTTGCAGTGATTCTGGAAACTTACAGAAACACATCAAAAGTCACATGGGTaaacaacacacagtgaaaccttACCTCTGCTCTGAATGTGGGAAGCAATTCATTGGAAAACAAAGCCTTGAACATCACCGGGAGGTTTTTCACACAGACCACCCTCACCGCTGTGGTCAATGTAAGAAGAGCTTCATAACTGCAGCAAGATTGGAATCGCACATAAAAACAAGGCACCCGCCTAGTGATCCTCTGAAGAATCCACACGTGTGCTTGGAATGCGGAAGGGGATTCCCTGTGACCGCCAGTCTTAAAAGACACCTGAGAATCCATACTGGGGAGAAACCGTACTCCTGCCCTCAGTGTGGAAACAGTTACAATGATCGTGGAAATTTAAAGAAACACATCAGAACTCACACAGAAGAGAAACCCTACCACTGCTCGGTGTGTGGGATGAAGTTCCGTCATACAAAAACGTTACAACGGCATCACCAGGAGAACCACAACGGGGAGACACTGGGTCCCATCCACAGGCACCAAGACCCTCTTCCATGCCCCCACTGCGGGGAGGAGTTCTCATCCAAGGCTCTTCTGAAGGATCATCTACGGACCCACTCTAGCCGGGTTCACTGCTCCCGATGCGACAAGACCTTCTCCACTAAAAGTAACTTACTGGTTCATCAGCGGATACACACTGGAGAGAGGCCTTACCTTTGCcctcagtgtggaaagagtttttctCTGGCAGGGAGTTTAAAACTTCATCTCCGGATACATGCGGGTGAGAAACCATACTGCTGTACTTACTGTGACAAGAGATTCACAAGTAAGAGTCACTGCAATCTTCATCTGCGAatccacactggagagaaaccgtaCCAATGCCCTGACTGCGGGAGGTGTTTCGCTGACGGGAATGTCCTGAAAAACCACCGCCGGacccacacaggagagaaaccgttCCAATGCCGCTTGTGTGATAAAGCCTTCGCTCAGTTGAGCAGTCTGAAGAAACATCAGGAGACACACAGGCTAACACAGCCTGTCTCTGTCCCAAGACTCCCTAATCCCTACCTACCACCCAATCAGCATGTCCCTTATCCCTACCCATCACAGATTCAATGGTAA
- the LOC135533880 gene encoding gastrula zinc finger protein XlCGF26.1-like: MNPLSSEKETLMDEIEKSLWNLTEDNLRDMCERCGMDGSEIKGMNHRLLRRKVMEEMWDNTESMKSEEQGMSWLVQLKEDIRRTQEEGSSALMSPGQSEDVDRNEEHNKGDGDWLPSNGLTAEPSHPSQCDDDAVDCDEEWNGEGGAGLLSNGLEAESAPESHSYDKPPPPPSPLPESPGRASPGSALLCGLKRVSVRLDDCRKTPGQSSHIIHKTTQTGEKPHSWSNAEQHKTLSGDRPGSHICDHCGKNFVTATNLKTHLLCLSGEKPYMCSECGKRFTQAGNLKRHQRTHTGEKPFVCPRCGKDYNDSGNLKKHMRSHAVKQHTGNPKVKPYLCSDCGKQFIGKQSLEYHREVFHTDHPHRCGQCKKSFITAERLESHIKTRHPPSDPLKNPHVCLECGRGFPVAASLKRHLRIHSEEKPYSCPQCGNSYSDRGNLKKHIRTHTEEKPYHCLVCGMKFRHTKTLQRHHQENHKGETLGPIHRHQDPLPCPHCGEVFSTKALLKDHVRTHPSRVHCSQCDKTFSNKGNLLVHQRKHTGERPYLCPQCGKSFSLAGSLKLHLRIHAGEKPYCCTYCDKRFTRKGHCNSHMRIHTGEKPYQCPDCGRRFADGNVLKNHRRTHTGEKPFQCRMCDKAFAQLTSLKKHQETHSHNHTVR; the protein is encoded by the exons ATGAATCCACTCAGTTCAGAGAAGGAAACATTGATGGATGAAATCGAAAAGAGTTTATGGAATTTAACTGAGGACAATTTACGCGACATGTGTGAACGCTGTGGAATGGATGGCTCTGAAATTAAAGGGATGAATCATCGCTTATTAAGGCGTAAAGTCATGGAGGAAATGTGGGACAATACGGAGTCAATGAAATCAGAGGAGCAGGGAATGTCTTGGTTAGTCCAACTGAAAGAGGACATCAGGAGGACACAGGAGGAGGGTAGCAGTGCACTCATGAGTCCCGGCCAATCAGAGGATGTAGACCGCAATGAAGAACACAACAAGGGGGACGGGGATTGGTTGCCTAGCAACGGACTGACAGCGGAACCCTCGCATCCCAGCCAATGCGATGATGATGCTGTCGACTGCGATGAAGAATGGAATGGAGAGGGAGGAGCTGGGTTGCTTAGCAACGGACTGGAGGCGGAGTCAGCTCCAGAGAGCCACAGTTAC GACAAGcctccaccacccccctcccctctcccagaGTCTCCAGGTCGTGCCTCTCCCGGTAGCGCCTTATTGTGCGGTCTGAAGAGGGTGTCTGTACGCCTCGACGACTGCAGGAAGACACCGGGGCAGAGTAGCCATATAATACACAAGACAACACAGACGGGAGAGAAACCCCACAGCTGGTCTAATGCTGAACAACACAAAACCCTCTCGGGAGACAGGCCTGGCTCCCATATCTGTGATCATTGTGGGAAGAATTTTGTCACAGCTACAAATCTGAAAACACAtttactgtgtctgtctggagagaaaccttacatGTGCTCTGAATGTGGAAAGAGATTCACGCAGGCCGGCAATCTTAAGAGACACCAGAGAACTCATACTGGGGAGAAGCCGTTTGTTTGTCCTCGTTGTGGGAAAGACTACAATGATTCTGGAAACTTAAAGAAACACATGAGGTCCCATGCTGTTAAACAACACACAGGGAACCCCAAAGTGAAACCTTACCTCTGCTCTGATTGTGGGAAGCAATTCATTGGAAAACAAAGCCTTGAATATCACCGGGAGGTTTTTCACACAGACCACCCTCACCGCTGTGGTCAATGTAAGAAGAGCTTCATAACTGCAGAAAGATTGGAATCGCACATAAAAACAAGGCACCCGCCAAGTGACCCTCTGAAGAACCCACATGTGTGCTTGGAATGCGGAAGGGGATTCCCTGTGGCCGCCAGTCTTAAAAGACACCTGAGAATTCATTCTGAGGAGAAACCGTACTCCTGCCCTCAGTGTGGAAACAGTTACAGTGATCGTGGAAATTTAAAGAAACACATCAGAACTCACACAGAAGAGAAACCCTACCACTGCTTGGTGTGCGGGATGAAATTTCGTCATACAAAAACATTACAACGGCATCACCAGGAGAACCACAAGGGGGAGACACTGGGTCCAATCCACAGGCACCAAGACCCTCTTCCATGCCCCCACTGCGGGGAGGTGTTCTCTACCAAGGCTCTTCTGAAGGATCATGTACGGACCCACCCTAGCCGGGTCCACTGCTCCCAGTGCGACAAGACCTTTTCCAATAAAGGTAACTTACTTGTTCATCAGAGGAAACACACTGGAGAGAGGCCTTACCTTTGCcctcagtgtgggaagagtttctctcTGGCAGGGAGTTTAAAACTTCATCTCCGGATTCATGCGGGTGAGAAACCATACTGCTGTACTTACTGTGACAAGAGATTCACAAGGAAGGGCCACTGCAATAGCCACATGCGAatccacactggagagaaaccgtaCCAATGCCCTGACTGCGGGAGGAGGTTTGCTGACGGGAATGTCCTGAAAAACCACCGGCGGacccacacaggagagaaaccgttCCAGTGCCGCATGTGTGATAAAGCCTTCGCTCAGTTGACCAGTCTGAAGAAACACCAGGAGACACACAGCCATAATCACACTGTAAGATAA